One genomic window of Mucilaginibacter sp. SJ includes the following:
- a CDS encoding CehA/McbA family metallohydrolase yields the protein MIMIAGCVSGSALGQSAHVNPWAPKPLGTLPPPASLSKGVWLKGELHIHSRHSKESSNNSISKIIAFCKLAGVDFLAITDHDNHVEGDVAHNTWADPEFKSDSVLLLYAAEWTTTRGHGNAFSARPYDHQQLFDVRDQRDTVVGRIKNKLGIHLSANHPSGKDHFGYSYDMVNSIEVWNSAIWSKNANAIMIWDDMLSSGRKLTGRGGSDAHHGVPIGDERPGPNTYQAKANYAGTPTTWVFATARTKQAVIDALTNGRVSISSNPYAPRVEFYADLDADDKMDMMMGDNVKATGKPVKFKVRLTGNSIKDTTYTINVVKNGNPFGTFKMEGKAPVIEFTDTPAIASRTYYRVTVEGPSTPYPQVPQSAALSGNMVGLSNPICFNFDPDF from the coding sequence ATGATTATGATTGCAGGTTGCGTCAGCGGTTCGGCATTGGGGCAATCGGCCCATGTAAATCCCTGGGCTCCCAAACCGTTGGGTACACTGCCGCCGCCGGCCAGTCTCAGTAAGGGTGTCTGGCTTAAAGGCGAACTACACATACACTCCAGGCATAGCAAGGAGTCATCAAATAATTCAATAAGCAAGATCATTGCTTTTTGCAAGTTGGCAGGGGTCGATTTCCTGGCTATTACCGATCACGATAATCATGTAGAAGGCGACGTAGCCCACAATACCTGGGCTGATCCGGAGTTTAAATCAGATTCGGTATTGCTGCTGTACGCGGCCGAATGGACAACTACCCGCGGCCATGGCAACGCCTTTTCGGCCAGGCCTTATGATCATCAACAGTTATTTGACGTGCGCGATCAGCGCGATACTGTGGTGGGGCGCATAAAAAATAAGCTGGGTATTCACCTGTCTGCAAACCATCCCAGCGGTAAAGATCATTTTGGGTATTCGTATGATATGGTTAATTCTATCGAGGTATGGAATTCGGCCATCTGGTCAAAAAATGCGAATGCAATCATGATCTGGGACGATATGCTGTCATCGGGTCGAAAGCTAACCGGCAGGGGAGGGAGTGATGCCCATCATGGCGTGCCCATAGGAGATGAGAGGCCGGGGCCAAATACTTACCAGGCAAAGGCCAACTATGCCGGAACGCCTACTACCTGGGTGTTTGCTACGGCGCGAACTAAACAAGCTGTTATTGACGCGTTAACCAACGGACGGGTATCTATAAGCTCAAATCCATATGCTCCCCGTGTTGAGTTTTATGCCGATTTAGATGCCGACGATAAAATGGATATGATGATGGGGGATAATGTGAAGGCAACTGGCAAGCCGGTTAAATTTAAGGTTAGGTTAACCGGAAACAGTATAAAGGATACTACCTACACAATCAATGTTGTAAAAAACGGCAATCCGTTTGGTACTTTTAAAATGGAAGGCAAAGCACCGGTGATTGAATTTACCGATACACCGGCAATAGCCAGCCGCACTTATTACCGGGTTACGGTTGAAGGGCCGTCTACACCTTACCCTCAGGTGCCGCAATCGGCAGCACTGAGCGGTAACATGGTAGGACTGTCAAACCCGATCTGCTTTAATTTTGATCCGGATTTCTGA
- a CDS encoding hybrid sensor histidine kinase/response regulator transcription factor — protein sequence MHSRINNILNPKIYFSCLFLFVYLNVFGFTAGQPVRYLGIENGLSNNAVTSLYQDQYGFMWMGTYDGLNRYDSDEFKVYRNEWNNNKSLPYNHISALNGVGNKILIGTQRGLVFYNYPDSYFYPEYFREHNSGRRLKITSNINVIVTDKDSSIYIGTDELGLLRYDKTRKLYLQTRLTNQYNYSVKALCPTRAGVWVFVKNRGLGLYDPKSGRINIMNTQLNSASCLLTDKVGNLWIGTENGLFIFNSKTQAINRFYPVIDKLTSDNISNLSFDEKGNIWIATDGGGINILNPDNGKLTFITNGNKAGSLRSGAVTAVFHDRESRKWIATLRGGVSVVDNFKKPFALFNNDPFNKNSVINNFILSFCEDEKHNLWIGTDGGGLSYWDIKNNSYTGYTHASTGGGLSTDFIVSILKTFDNKIWVASFNGGIDEFSKATGKFKHYNCYNTLTQTTDRNLWKLFEDSRHHLWAGTTRGGPLYLYNRKNDRFELFDENLVNIHAIFEDSNGNLWAGNYTQLIKIDTIKKAHRFFNVGYGIRTITADNSNHLWVGTEGGGLLKFNLPDMSYVRYTKANGLPGNSILNILIDNKENLWCSTYNGLSRFSPVKNKFTNYIVSDGLQSLQFNYNAAIRFQSGSMAFGGINGYNIFNPDSILVTDHRPDLRITGLKIDNLETDGSSELLKNQSVADLKTIRLNYEQAALTVHYTALEYSFPDKIEYAYYLEGWDHGWNYVGKTKSAYYSHLNEGCYRLRIKATDTRGNWMPKQISVKVIVFPPWYRTLWAYGVYLIIIFGIIYLYFLYRVKQAKLKFEINLANLKIEKEKELNEKKLAFFTNVSHEFRTPLTLIINPIKDLLDKNKSHSDELNTVYRNARRLLGLVDHLLLFRKTESENAQLNISEINFVRVCEEVFSCFAHQAKIKNLNFNIETTSRNITVFADVEKIEISLFNLISNAVKFTPDHGTIKIFVEEDDTHVYFKITDNGIGINTDTGEKLFDKFYQVKDNNYFKKGFGIGLYLVKVFIDCHKGTINYLNNKNGGTTFTLKLSKGIKHFSAEEINIVTAPDYNFVNDLIDHDSKDLVEENSELQKLELFSQEKHTLVVIDDNEQIRTYIKKIFFADYLVLEAKDGATGLELIKKYIPDLIISDIVMDGINGLDLCKMIMEDAAIKHIPVILLTGDTTPDIMVKSLEQGAIDFLRKPFDKDLLTARVKSVLRNKTKLQQYFYKEVTKENIAINISRENKDLLNNCIAVIEQNFNSDNFDVYALADAVGISYPTLFKRIKSTTGQSINNFIRFVRLRKAAELLIQTNCNINEAAIQVGISDIKYFREQFNKQFGVNPSEFIRKHRANFQVSYRLIEFEKPPVN from the coding sequence ATGCATAGTAGGATAAATAACATCTTAAATCCGAAAATATACTTTAGTTGCCTGTTCCTTTTCGTTTACCTAAATGTTTTTGGTTTCACAGCCGGACAGCCCGTGCGGTATCTTGGTATCGAAAACGGACTGTCCAATAATGCAGTTACATCTCTCTACCAGGATCAATATGGTTTTATGTGGATGGGCACTTATGATGGCTTAAACCGGTATGACAGTGATGAATTTAAGGTCTACAGAAACGAGTGGAACAACAACAAATCCCTCCCCTACAATCATATAAGTGCCTTAAACGGTGTTGGTAACAAAATACTGATAGGCACACAACGCGGGCTTGTTTTTTATAATTACCCCGACTCTTATTTTTATCCGGAATATTTCCGGGAGCACAACAGCGGGCGCCGATTAAAAATAACTTCAAATATAAATGTTATTGTAACCGATAAGGACAGTAGTATATATATAGGAACGGATGAGCTGGGATTATTGAGATATGACAAAACCAGGAAACTTTACCTGCAAACGAGACTCACCAACCAATATAATTATAGCGTAAAAGCATTATGCCCAACCCGGGCAGGCGTTTGGGTATTTGTAAAAAACCGGGGGCTGGGTTTATATGATCCAAAATCCGGGCGTATAAATATCATGAATACTCAACTTAACAGTGCCAGCTGCCTGCTTACAGATAAAGTGGGCAACCTTTGGATTGGCACTGAAAACGGCTTATTTATATTTAACAGTAAAACACAAGCTATCAACAGGTTTTATCCCGTTATTGATAAACTTACAAGCGATAACATATCCAATTTAAGTTTCGACGAAAAGGGTAATATCTGGATAGCTACCGATGGTGGCGGTATCAATATTTTAAATCCAGATAATGGCAAATTAACTTTTATTACCAACGGCAATAAAGCGGGCTCATTGCGTAGCGGAGCTGTTACCGCGGTTTTTCATGACAGGGAATCAAGAAAGTGGATAGCAACCCTGCGCGGCGGGGTTAGCGTGGTGGACAATTTTAAAAAGCCATTTGCACTTTTTAACAATGATCCCTTCAACAAAAACAGTGTGATCAATAATTTTATTCTTTCCTTTTGCGAAGATGAAAAGCATAACCTATGGATAGGCACTGATGGCGGCGGGCTTTCTTACTGGGACATTAAAAATAATTCATACACCGGCTATACCCATGCATCAACCGGCGGGGGCTTAAGTACCGATTTTATTGTAAGCATACTTAAAACCTTCGATAATAAAATATGGGTGGCTTCTTTCAACGGCGGTATTGACGAGTTTAGCAAAGCTACCGGCAAATTCAAGCATTACAACTGTTATAATACATTAACTCAAACAACCGATAGAAACCTATGGAAACTTTTTGAAGATTCCAGGCACCATTTATGGGCAGGTACTACGAGGGGCGGCCCATTATATCTTTATAACCGAAAGAATGACCGCTTTGAACTATTTGATGAAAACCTGGTTAACATACACGCTATATTTGAAGACAGTAATGGAAACTTATGGGCCGGTAATTACACCCAGCTCATTAAAATAGATACAATTAAGAAGGCTCATCGTTTTTTTAATGTGGGCTATGGCATAAGAACCATCACAGCAGATAATTCAAACCATTTATGGGTTGGAACAGAAGGGGGCGGATTGCTAAAATTCAACCTCCCTGATATGAGCTACGTAAGGTATACCAAGGCCAATGGTTTACCGGGTAATTCAATCCTTAACATCCTTATCGACAATAAAGAAAACCTATGGTGTAGTACTTACAATGGTTTAAGCAGGTTTTCCCCGGTAAAAAACAAGTTTACAAATTATATTGTTTCTGACGGTTTGCAAAGCCTCCAATTTAATTACAACGCAGCTATCCGGTTTCAATCGGGCAGTATGGCTTTTGGAGGGATTAATGGATATAACATTTTTAATCCGGACAGCATATTGGTAACAGACCATAGGCCTGATCTTCGCATAACCGGCCTGAAAATTGACAATTTAGAAACCGATGGTTCCAGTGAATTGCTAAAAAACCAATCTGTAGCCGATCTCAAAACAATCCGCCTTAATTATGAACAGGCTGCGCTTACCGTTCATTACACGGCGCTTGAATATTCGTTTCCGGATAAAATTGAATATGCTTATTATCTTGAGGGTTGGGACCACGGGTGGAACTATGTGGGTAAAACCAAATCTGCCTATTACAGCCATTTAAATGAAGGCTGCTACAGGCTCAGGATCAAAGCTACAGATACGCGGGGAAACTGGATGCCGAAACAGATCAGTGTTAAAGTTATTGTGTTTCCGCCATGGTACAGAACGTTGTGGGCCTACGGAGTATACCTGATTATTATCTTTGGGATAATATACCTTTATTTCCTATACCGGGTAAAGCAGGCAAAACTTAAATTTGAAATTAACCTGGCCAACTTAAAGATTGAAAAGGAAAAAGAGCTGAATGAAAAGAAGCTCGCTTTTTTTACTAATGTTTCGCACGAGTTCAGAACGCCGCTTACGCTGATCATTAATCCTATCAAAGATCTGCTGGACAAAAATAAAAGCCATTCGGACGAGCTAAATACGGTATATAGAAATGCCCGCCGCTTATTAGGATTAGTAGATCACTTACTGCTGTTTCGCAAAACTGAAAGTGAAAACGCGCAGTTAAATATAAGTGAGATAAATTTTGTGCGGGTATGCGAAGAGGTATTTTCATGCTTTGCACATCAGGCTAAAATCAAAAACCTGAATTTTAACATTGAAACAACCAGCAGGAATATCACGGTATTTGCCGATGTCGAAAAAATAGAGATCTCATTGTTTAACCTTATTTCGAACGCGGTTAAGTTTACACCAGATCATGGCACCATCAAGATTTTTGTAGAAGAAGATGACACACATGTTTACTTTAAAATAACAGATAATGGCATTGGTATCAATACCGACACCGGCGAAAAACTGTTTGATAAATTTTATCAGGTAAAGGATAATAATTACTTCAAAAAGGGCTTTGGTATCGGTTTGTACCTGGTTAAAGTGTTTATTGATTGTCATAAGGGCACGATAAATTATTTAAATAATAAAAATGGAGGAACAACCTTTACCTTAAAGCTATCGAAAGGAATAAAACACTTCTCGGCCGAGGAGATAAATATTGTAACAGCTCCTGACTATAATTTTGTAAATGACCTTATAGATCATGACAGTAAAGACCTGGTTGAAGAAAATAGTGAATTGCAAAAGCTTGAACTGTTTAGCCAGGAAAAGCATACCCTCGTCGTTATTGACGATAATGAACAGATAAGGACATATATCAAAAAAATATTTTTTGCCGACTATTTAGTTCTTGAAGCAAAAGATGGAGCAACCGGTCTTGAGCTGATTAAAAAATACATACCTGATCTAATCATCAGCGATATTGTAATGGACGGAATAAACGGTTTGGATTTATGTAAAATGATTATGGAAGATGCGGCCATAAAGCATATCCCGGTTATTTTGCTCACCGGCGATACCACACCCGATATTATGGTTAAAAGCCTTGAACAAGGCGCAATAGACTTTCTGCGAAAACCATTTGATAAAGACTTGCTCACAGCAAGGGTTAAAAGTGTATTGAGGAATAAAACCAAACTTCAGCAATATTTTTATAAGGAGGTTACGAAGGAAAACATAGCCATTAATATTTCGCGGGAAAATAAAGACCTGCTTAACAACTGTATTGCTGTTATTGAGCAAAATTTCAACAGCGATAATTTTGATGTTTATGCCCTGGCCGATGCAGTCGGCATTAGCTACCCAACATTATTTAAAAGGATCAAAAGCACTACCGGTCAGTCTATCAATAACTTTATCAGGTTTGTTCGCCTGCGTAAAGCCGCCGAGCTCCTGATCCAAACCAATTGTAATATCAATGAGGCGGCAATACAGGTGGGCATCAGCGATATCAAATATTTCAGGGAACAATTTAACAAACAATTCGGCGTCAATCCATCGGAATTTATCAGGAAACATCGGGCAAATTTCCAGGTCTCCTATCGCTTAATCGAGTTTGAAAAACCTCCGGTAAATTAA
- a CDS encoding VOC family protein, giving the protein MQHKAISLRPFIGAKDFETSRSFYRDLGFEEVVLDPNMSVFKLGQLAFYLQKAYVKDWIDNTMLFLEVDDVARYWNELLALDLPSKYAGVRLTPVRVEQWGRECFLHDPSGILWHFGEFF; this is encoded by the coding sequence ATGCAACACAAAGCTATATCGCTCAGGCCGTTCATCGGTGCAAAAGATTTTGAAACCTCTCGCAGTTTTTATCGTGACCTGGGTTTTGAGGAGGTTGTGTTGGATCCTAATATGTCGGTGTTCAAGTTAGGTCAACTGGCATTTTATCTGCAAAAAGCATATGTTAAAGATTGGATAGATAATACCATGCTGTTTTTGGAAGTTGATGATGTGGCCCGTTACTGGAACGAGCTGTTAGCTTTGGATTTACCTTCCAAATATGCCGGCGTAAGATTAACCCCAGTCCGCGTGGAGCAATGGGGGAGGGAATGTTTTTTACACGATCCCTCCGGGATCCTTTGGCATTTTGGCGAATTTTTTTAA
- a CDS encoding DUF7133 domain-containing protein, translating into MASIRGQSHSKSDSLHWPAGFTITRFAGPELTPSPACLAVAATGEVFVGVDMIGSLGKDPGKGRIIKLIDSDNDGKLDKHTDFADVDDPRGILIMGDQVFVLHTVFSKETLKATGMILEVFEDKDHDGIADGPPKPLVEHLSNAHMLVERGTDHATNGIRMGIDGWIYIAVGDFGFHDATDRDGKKLTMLGGGIIRVRPNGKEMEVYTHGTRNIYDVAIDPYMNVFTRDNTNDGGGWNIRFSHHIQSGEYGYPLLFQHFTDEILPALVDLGGGSGTGSLFMDEPTWPEKYNHVPMTADWGRSELYINRVKPDGASFKQTEEPFIELPQITDLDVDGSGRLYLSAWDGAGYSGSASKGYVIRAIPNGWNYKAFPDVKALAVADLANMLKSESAVARLNASQELITRPADESSKAAFAIASDASVALYARVAALFTYGQIARESGIANLVQLTEDNALREFALRALTDRKEGIAQVPIAPFLNGLKDPSPRVKAAAIIGLGRLGRLEATSELLKTQVPASFAAPAKNTEGPHATPNSAIILPHLAVRALVSMNAVDACVSAIGTTNSTLALWALRYMYDTKAVNGLIAAYPKIKDVKTKKQILVTLARLYKQEAPYDASWWWGTRPDSHGPIYKGITWEGSARIEKFLTLERSKAGPAGKKFYADLNERHQMGIMAFGGEEKSVPAKEVKVDLSKILNKKGQIGNSSIEDVMLMLAKVKGDPKKGKALFTQQGCVACHSLTRGEKLKGPFMGQIGSIMNRQQIAESILKPSASISQGFATVMITAKGNKNYMGFITDESAQKIVMRNITGDIFTIKSSDVLTRKELKTSMMPVGLANALSYDEFASLVTFLSQQKN; encoded by the coding sequence TTGGCTTCAATACGAGGACAAAGTCATTCTAAGAGCGATTCGCTCCATTGGCCAGCCGGCTTTACAATCACCAGGTTTGCCGGACCTGAGCTTACACCAAGTCCGGCTTGTTTAGCTGTGGCTGCCACAGGCGAGGTGTTTGTTGGCGTTGATATGATTGGTTCGCTGGGTAAAGATCCCGGGAAAGGGCGGATAATTAAACTTATCGATAGCGATAATGATGGCAAGTTAGATAAGCATACAGATTTTGCTGATGTTGATGATCCGCGCGGTATACTCATCATGGGCGACCAGGTTTTTGTGCTCCATACAGTTTTTTCAAAAGAAACACTTAAGGCAACCGGTATGATCCTTGAAGTTTTTGAAGATAAAGATCATGATGGCATAGCCGACGGGCCGCCAAAACCACTCGTCGAACACCTGAGTAATGCTCACATGCTGGTTGAACGCGGAACAGACCATGCAACTAATGGCATCCGTATGGGGATTGATGGATGGATCTACATAGCTGTTGGCGATTTCGGCTTTCATGATGCTACCGACCGCGATGGTAAAAAACTGACCATGCTTGGCGGCGGCATTATAAGGGTAAGGCCTAATGGCAAAGAAATGGAGGTTTATACTCACGGTACCCGCAATATTTATGATGTTGCCATAGATCCGTACATGAATGTATTTACCCGAGACAATACCAATGATGGCGGTGGCTGGAACATCCGTTTTTCGCATCATATTCAATCGGGCGAATATGGTTACCCCTTATTATTTCAGCATTTTACAGATGAGATTCTGCCCGCCCTGGTTGATTTGGGCGGCGGTTCAGGCACAGGTTCGCTGTTTATGGATGAACCTACCTGGCCCGAAAAATATAACCATGTACCTATGACGGCCGACTGGGGACGGAGCGAACTTTATATTAATAGGGTAAAACCAGATGGTGCCAGTTTTAAACAAACTGAGGAACCGTTTATTGAACTACCCCAGATCACTGATCTGGATGTTGATGGTTCGGGGCGGCTTTATCTTTCAGCCTGGGATGGCGCGGGATATTCGGGCAGTGCATCAAAGGGCTATGTTATCAGGGCCATACCTAATGGATGGAACTATAAAGCATTTCCTGATGTTAAAGCGCTGGCCGTAGCTGATTTGGCCAATATGTTAAAATCAGAAAGCGCAGTGGCGAGATTAAATGCTTCACAGGAACTTATTACAAGACCGGCTGACGAAAGCAGCAAGGCAGCTTTTGCCATAGCATCAGATGCAAGTGTTGCTTTATATGCACGGGTGGCTGCTCTTTTTACTTACGGACAAATTGCCCGGGAGAGCGGAATAGCTAACCTTGTACAACTTACGGAGGATAATGCTCTGAGGGAATTTGCATTACGAGCCTTAACAGACAGGAAAGAAGGAATAGCACAAGTGCCAATAGCTCCCTTTTTGAACGGGCTGAAAGATCCGTCTCCACGCGTGAAGGCTGCGGCAATTATAGGTTTGGGTCGTCTTGGCCGTTTAGAAGCAACTTCTGAATTACTTAAAACACAAGTTCCTGCAAGTTTTGCAGCGCCTGCTAAAAATACCGAAGGACCACATGCCACGCCAAATTCGGCCATAATACTGCCCCACCTGGCTGTGAGGGCACTTGTAAGCATGAATGCGGTTGATGCATGCGTTAGTGCAATTGGAACTACCAATTCGACATTAGCATTATGGGCATTGCGGTATATGTACGATACTAAAGCGGTAAATGGTTTGATTGCTGCTTACCCCAAAATCAAAGATGTAAAAACAAAGAAACAAATATTGGTAACCCTGGCACGCCTTTATAAGCAGGAAGCTCCTTATGATGCATCCTGGTGGTGGGGAACCCGGCCCGATTCACATGGCCCTATTTACAAAGGTATAACCTGGGAAGGCTCAGCTCGTATCGAAAAATTCCTGACGCTTGAACGGAGCAAAGCAGGCCCTGCAGGCAAAAAATTTTATGCTGATTTGAATGAGCGTCATCAAATGGGGATCATGGCGTTTGGCGGTGAAGAAAAAAGTGTTCCAGCAAAAGAGGTTAAAGTAGACTTGTCAAAGATCCTGAACAAAAAAGGGCAGATCGGCAATTCGTCTATTGAAGATGTGATGTTAATGTTAGCCAAAGTTAAGGGAGATCCAAAAAAAGGGAAGGCACTATTTACACAGCAAGGTTGTGTAGCCTGCCATAGCCTTACACGCGGCGAAAAATTAAAAGGGCCGTTTATGGGCCAGATCGGATCTATCATGAACCGCCAGCAAATTGCCGAATCCATCTTAAAACCCAGCGCTTCCATTTCGCAGGGATTTGCCACTGTTATGATTACAGCTAAAGGCAATAAAAACTATATGGGATTTATTACAGATGAGTCGGCCCAAAAAATAGTGATGAGAAACATTACCGGGGATATATTTACTATTAAATCAAGCGATGTGCTTACCCGGAAAGAGTTGAAAACATCTATGATGCCTGTAGGGCTTGCCAATGCATTATCATATGATGAATTTGCCTCATTGGTTACTTTTCTATCTCAACAAAAAAATTGA
- a CDS encoding 3-keto-disaccharide hydrolase, which translates to MIKRGFTFSTLNVLFLISLAILLAFKRPDSKFKVKWEQLFNGKDLTDWTVKIRKHQLNENFGNTFRVVDHKIQVNYDQYEKFDDQFGHLFYKKPFSYYLIGVEYRFTGNQVKGGPAWAFRNSGIMIHGQDPKTMKVDQDFPISIEVQLLGGNGKDKRPTANVCTPGTQYVLNNSVVKSHCLDSKSETFHGDQWVRVEALVLGDSLVVHYVNGEEVLRYQRPQLDPVGSAEEGALLKSGTISLQSESHPVEFRKVEIVNLEKYAYDPQKLADVIKQLTAEKRIPKQ; encoded by the coding sequence ATGATAAAGCGCGGATTCACTTTTTCGACACTGAATGTTTTATTTTTAATAAGCCTCGCCATATTACTGGCGTTTAAACGCCCGGACTCAAAATTTAAAGTTAAGTGGGAACAGCTTTTTAACGGAAAGGATTTAACGGATTGGACTGTTAAAATCAGGAAACATCAGTTAAATGAAAATTTTGGTAACACCTTCAGGGTTGTTGATCATAAGATCCAGGTAAATTATGATCAATATGAAAAATTTGATGACCAGTTTGGGCATTTGTTTTACAAAAAGCCTTTTTCTTATTACCTGATAGGTGTGGAGTATCGTTTCACAGGTAACCAGGTAAAAGGTGGCCCCGCATGGGCGTTCCGCAACAGCGGAATTATGATACACGGGCAGGATCCTAAAACTATGAAGGTAGACCAGGATTTTCCAATATCCATTGAGGTTCAGTTATTGGGCGGCAACGGTAAAGATAAACGGCCGACCGCGAACGTGTGCACCCCCGGTACACAGTACGTTTTAAATAACTCGGTTGTTAAAAGTCATTGCCTGGATTCAAAATCGGAAACCTTTCATGGCGATCAATGGGTTAGGGTGGAGGCTCTTGTTTTGGGCGATTCGCTGGTGGTACATTATGTAAATGGAGAAGAAGTGTTACGTTACCAGCGTCCGCAATTAGATCCCGTTGGCAGCGCAGAGGAAGGTGCGTTGTTAAAAAGCGGTACAATTTCCCTGCAAAGCGAAAGCCATCCAGTTGAGTTTAGGAAAGTTGAAATTGTTAATCTTGAAAAATACGCGTATGATCCTCAGAAATTAGCCGACGTAATTAAGCAGTTAACCGCTGAGAAACGGATTCCTAAACAATAA
- a CDS encoding DUF5996 family protein has protein sequence MSNPTTTRWPRLDYHDLKDTLASVHMWTQIIGKVRLKQMPWINHSWQVTLYVSSTGLTTGSMPFEGGVFQIDLDFISHTLNISTSTGEKRLFGLGTGSVSTFYSSLMDSIASVNAGVEIYAVPNEVEPAIPFAENHTPCNYNASIMHDYWQALVRIHNVFTEFRAGFQGKNSPVHFFWGGFDLAVTRFSGRPAPKHQGSVPNMPAIVMQEAYSQEVSSCGFWPGSDAFPHPVFYAYCYPTPEDFAKQQVSPPEAFYSGEMGEFLLTYEVVSGSADPERTLLQFLQSTYDAAAKTGNWDKDLQCDLSALKNA, from the coding sequence ATGAGCAACCCGACAACAACACGCTGGCCCAGGCTCGATTACCATGATCTTAAAGATACTCTTGCAAGTGTTCACATGTGGACTCAAATCATTGGTAAGGTAAGATTAAAACAAATGCCCTGGATCAATCATTCATGGCAGGTAACCCTTTATGTAAGTTCAACCGGCCTAACTACCGGAAGTATGCCATTTGAGGGCGGCGTTTTCCAGATCGATCTTGATTTTATCAGTCATACCCTGAATATATCCACCAGTACCGGAGAAAAACGATTGTTCGGGCTCGGTACCGGAAGTGTGTCCACCTTTTACAGTTCCCTGATGGACAGCATTGCTTCAGTTAATGCAGGTGTAGAAATATATGCAGTGCCGAATGAAGTGGAGCCGGCTATTCCTTTTGCCGAAAATCACACGCCGTGTAATTATAACGCATCCATTATGCATGATTACTGGCAGGCACTGGTAAGGATCCATAATGTTTTCACCGAATTCAGGGCAGGGTTTCAGGGTAAAAACAGCCCGGTGCATTTCTTTTGGGGAGGATTTGACCTGGCAGTCACCCGCTTTTCGGGCAGGCCTGCACCAAAACACCAGGGCAGTGTTCCGAATATGCCCGCAATAGTAATGCAGGAAGCTTATTCGCAGGAAGTTAGCTCATGCGGCTTTTGGCCGGGCTCGGATGCTTTCCCTCATCCTGTTTTTTATGCGTATTGCTACCCAACTCCCGAAGATTTTGCCAAACAGCAGGTATCGCCTCCCGAAGCATTTTACAGCGGGGAAATGGGTGAATTTTTATTGACCTACGAAGTTGTTTCCGGATCGGCCGACCCCGAACGGACTTTGCTTCAATTTTTGCAATCCACCTATGACGCCGCGGCTAAAACGGGGAATTGGGATAAAGATCTGCAATGCGATCTATCAGCGTTAAAGAACGCATGA